Proteins encoded by one window of Hyphomicrobium nitrativorans NL23:
- a CDS encoding ferritin-like domain-containing protein: protein MDTLEKLFEATLRDVYYAEKAILKNLPKMAKKASSSRLAAAFEEHIEQTEGQVERLERIFEMVGKAARGKRCPAIDGLAEEAGEIIEEAEDDTVRDAGMLSAAQAVEHYEIARYGTLAAWADKLGMSDAGDLLRETLEEEKQTDAKLSKLAESEINARAGQGGEAPKGKASSKKKSTGNRHASA from the coding sequence ATGGACACGCTCGAAAAGCTCTTTGAAGCGACATTGAGAGACGTCTACTACGCTGAAAAAGCGATCTTAAAGAACCTGCCGAAAATGGCGAAGAAGGCGAGTTCCTCGCGGCTTGCGGCGGCTTTCGAGGAGCACATCGAACAGACGGAAGGCCAAGTCGAGCGTCTGGAACGAATTTTTGAAATGGTCGGCAAGGCGGCGCGCGGCAAGCGCTGCCCTGCAATCGACGGCCTCGCCGAGGAAGCCGGGGAAATCATCGAGGAGGCAGAAGACGACACCGTCCGCGATGCCGGGATGCTGAGCGCGGCTCAGGCCGTCGAGCATTACGAGATCGCTCGCTATGGCACCTTGGCGGCCTGGGCCGACAAACTCGGAATGTCGGACGCGGGAGACCTTCTGAGAGAGACGCTCGAAGAAGAAAAGCAGACCGACGCCAAACTGTCGAAGCTTGCAGAGTCCGAGATCAATGCGCGCGCCGGACAGGGCGGCGAAGCGCCCAAGGGCAAAGCGTCTTCGAAGAAGAAGAGCACGGGCAACCGCCACGCCTCAGCCTAA
- the bluB gene encoding 5,6-dimethylbenzimidazole synthase: protein MADRSDAASPPVFASEFSDRFRDLVLWRRDVRRFRTDALPEGAVERLIELACRAPSVGNCQPWRFVFVETAERRDVVKSAFKRANERALAGYEGERHALYASLKLEGLGCAPVQLAVFADEATDRGAGLGRQTMPETLHYSVVGAVHTLWLAARAQGIGVGWVSILDPQEVTRALDVPEAWKLVAYLCLGWPVEEHLDPELERAGWERRTEAAGLVVRR, encoded by the coding sequence ATGGCGGATCGCAGCGACGCCGCATCGCCGCCCGTCTTCGCTTCGGAATTTTCCGATCGGTTCCGCGACCTCGTGCTCTGGCGTCGCGATGTGCGGCGTTTCCGCACCGATGCTTTGCCCGAAGGCGCCGTGGAGCGCCTGATCGAACTCGCCTGCCGCGCGCCGTCGGTCGGAAATTGCCAGCCCTGGCGGTTCGTTTTTGTCGAAACGGCTGAGCGCCGCGACGTGGTGAAATCTGCCTTTAAGCGTGCGAACGAGCGCGCGCTTGCGGGCTATGAAGGCGAACGGCATGCGCTCTATGCCAGCCTGAAACTGGAAGGACTGGGTTGCGCCCCTGTGCAACTCGCTGTCTTCGCTGACGAGGCGACGGACCGCGGCGCGGGTCTTGGTCGCCAGACCATGCCGGAGACGCTGCATTATTCGGTGGTGGGCGCCGTCCACACCCTGTGGCTCGCGGCTCGCGCCCAGGGCATCGGCGTCGGCTGGGTCTCGATCCTCGATCCCCAAGAGGTCACGCGCGCCCTGGACGTCCCCGAGGCCTGGAAGCTCGTGGCCTACCTCTGCCTCGGCTGGCCGGTGGAAGAGCACCTGGACCCCGAACTGGAGCGCGCGGGCTGGGAGCGCCGCACCGAGGCGGCGGGCCTGGTGGTGCGCCGCTGA
- a CDS encoding efflux RND transporter permease subunit — translation MRFNLSEWALRHRSVVVYFMIIAVLAGLAAYNRLGRSEDPTFVIKTMVVQAAWPGASIEDTLRQVTERLERKLQETPKLDFLRSYTTAGVTTIFVNLEGDTTAPEVADIWYHVRNSVGDIRHTLPAGIVGPGFNDDFGDTFGIIYGFTADGFTHRELRDYVDAVRSRLLQVPDVSKIEVLGAQDEKIFVEFSIKELASLGIDRAALLAALHAQNVVQPAGTIQTGDERLSVRVSGGFESERDLRELNFAVGGRLLRLADIAEVRRGYADPPQPFFRVDGAPAIGLAIAMRDGGDILALGKAVKAAMAELTANLPIGIEPMLVADQAVTVEGAISEFMTSLWQAVAIILAVSFISLGVRPGLVIALSIPLTLAVVFSIMDLSGIDMQRISLGALIIALALLVDDAMTTTDAMLSRLAEGDGKVEAATFAFRTYAFAMLAGTLVTIAGFVPVGFAASSAGEYTFSLFAVVAIALVVSWFVAVLFAPLMGVAILKVPEKKAGEDEKPGFVFRTYRNLLTSAMRARWLTVGGTVGLFVVALLAMSLIPRQFFPSSDRPELMVDLGLPQNASIYASDSVARRFDAALKDDPDVARWSTYVGRGAIRFYLPLDVQLPNEFFSQAVIVAKDVAARKRLQEKLERLLADEFPGLVSRVAPLELGPPVGWPVQYRVSGPDIGIIREISLKLAAIVASNPDAASVNYDWIEPTRQVRIRVDQNEARLLGLSSEALAGVLNTVISGRPVTQVRDDIYLVDVIARAREEQRVSLATLRHLQVPLPGGRTVPLGQFATFEYEQDQPLVWRRDRVPTLTVQADVKPGVLPDTVVSALAPGIDALAGTLPKGYRIAVGGTVEESAKSQASVMAVVPVMLLLMFTILMLQLQSFQRLALVLTVGPLGLIGVVAALLVSGRPLGFVAILGILALLGMITKNAVILIGQIEAERAAGKDVWQAAVDASSARFRPIMLTAISTVLGMIPIAPTVFWGPMAFAIMGGLLVATILTLVFLPTLYVAWFGGKEPEAAPADPATVPA, via the coding sequence ATGAGGTTCAATCTCTCCGAATGGGCCCTCCGGCATCGCTCGGTCGTCGTCTATTTCATGATCATCGCCGTGCTGGCAGGCCTTGCCGCCTATAATCGCCTTGGCCGCAGCGAAGACCCGACGTTCGTCATCAAGACCATGGTCGTGCAGGCGGCCTGGCCGGGCGCTTCGATCGAGGACACGCTGCGCCAGGTGACGGAGCGATTGGAGCGCAAGCTGCAAGAGACCCCGAAGCTCGATTTTCTCCGCAGCTACACGACCGCCGGCGTCACGACCATTTTCGTCAACCTCGAAGGCGACACGACGGCGCCGGAGGTGGCCGACATCTGGTACCACGTACGCAACAGCGTGGGCGATATCCGCCATACCCTTCCCGCGGGCATTGTGGGCCCCGGATTCAACGACGATTTCGGCGATACCTTCGGCATCATCTACGGTTTCACGGCCGACGGCTTCACCCATCGGGAATTGCGCGACTATGTGGACGCCGTGCGCTCGCGCCTCCTGCAGGTGCCGGACGTGTCCAAGATCGAGGTCCTCGGCGCCCAGGACGAAAAGATCTTCGTCGAGTTTTCGATCAAGGAGCTGGCGAGCCTCGGCATCGACCGCGCCGCGCTTCTGGCAGCCCTTCACGCCCAGAACGTGGTGCAGCCCGCCGGAACGATTCAAACCGGCGACGAGCGCCTGTCGGTGCGCGTGTCTGGCGGCTTTGAATCCGAGCGCGATCTCCGGGAACTCAACTTTGCGGTGGGGGGCCGCCTGCTGCGCCTCGCCGACATCGCGGAGGTGAGGCGAGGGTACGCCGATCCGCCGCAACCGTTCTTTCGCGTCGACGGTGCGCCCGCCATAGGTCTGGCCATCGCCATGCGGGACGGCGGCGACATTCTCGCACTCGGCAAGGCCGTCAAGGCGGCCATGGCAGAGCTGACGGCCAATCTTCCGATCGGCATCGAACCGATGCTCGTGGCGGATCAGGCCGTGACCGTCGAGGGGGCGATTTCGGAATTTATGACGTCGCTGTGGCAGGCGGTCGCCATCATCCTGGCCGTGAGTTTCATCAGCCTCGGCGTACGGCCGGGCCTCGTCATCGCGCTCTCGATCCCGCTGACGCTCGCTGTCGTATTTTCGATCATGGATCTTTCGGGCATCGACATGCAGCGCATCTCGCTCGGAGCGCTCATCATAGCGCTCGCGCTGCTCGTGGACGACGCCATGACGACGACCGACGCGATGCTGAGCCGATTAGCTGAGGGCGACGGCAAGGTCGAGGCGGCAACGTTCGCGTTCCGCACGTATGCGTTCGCGATGTTGGCCGGCACGTTGGTGACTATTGCGGGCTTTGTGCCGGTCGGCTTCGCGGCCAGCTCAGCAGGCGAGTACACCTTCTCGCTGTTCGCCGTGGTGGCTATTGCGCTTGTCGTATCGTGGTTTGTCGCGGTTCTCTTTGCGCCCTTGATGGGCGTCGCCATTCTGAAGGTGCCGGAAAAGAAAGCAGGAGAGGATGAGAAACCCGGCTTCGTTTTCCGGACCTACCGCAATCTTCTGACGTCGGCGATGCGGGCCAGGTGGCTGACCGTCGGCGGCACCGTCGGCCTGTTTGTCGTGGCGCTGCTCGCCATGTCACTCATCCCGCGCCAGTTTTTCCCTTCCTCCGATCGGCCGGAGCTGATGGTCGACCTCGGGCTGCCGCAGAACGCGTCGATCTACGCGAGCGACAGCGTGGCGCGCCGGTTCGATGCGGCGCTGAAGGACGATCCCGACGTCGCGCGCTGGAGCACCTACGTCGGCCGCGGCGCCATCCGTTTCTACCTGCCGCTCGACGTGCAGCTTCCGAACGAATTCTTTTCGCAGGCAGTCATCGTGGCGAAGGATGTCGCGGCCCGCAAACGCTTGCAGGAAAAGCTTGAGCGCCTCCTTGCCGACGAGTTTCCCGGTCTCGTGAGCCGCGTCGCGCCGTTGGAACTCGGTCCGCCGGTCGGATGGCCCGTGCAGTATCGCGTTAGCGGACCCGACATCGGCATTATCCGCGAAATATCGCTTAAGCTCGCCGCCATCGTCGCATCCAATCCGGACGCGGCAAGCGTGAACTACGACTGGATCGAGCCGACGCGGCAAGTCCGCATCCGCGTGGACCAGAATGAGGCCCGTCTTCTGGGGCTCAGTTCCGAGGCGCTGGCCGGCGTGCTCAACACCGTGATCAGCGGTCGCCCCGTGACGCAAGTGCGCGACGACATCTATCTCGTCGATGTCATCGCGCGGGCGCGGGAGGAGCAGCGGGTGTCGCTCGCAACCCTGCGCCACCTGCAGGTGCCGCTGCCCGGCGGACGCACGGTGCCGCTCGGTCAGTTCGCGACGTTCGAATACGAGCAGGATCAACCGCTGGTGTGGCGCCGCGACCGCGTGCCGACGCTGACCGTGCAGGCGGACGTCAAGCCTGGCGTGCTTCCGGACACCGTCGTGAGCGCACTCGCACCCGGCATAGATGCGCTCGCCGGCACGTTGCCCAAGGGGTATCGGATAGCCGTCGGAGGAACCGTCGAGGAAAGTGCGAAGTCGCAGGCCTCCGTGATGGCCGTCGTGCCGGTGATGCTGCTGCTGATGTTCACGATTTTGATGCTGCAACTCCAAAGTTTCCAACGGCTCGCGCTCGTGCTCACCGTCGGGCCGCTGGGATTGATCGGTGTGGTGGCCGCGCTCCTCGTCTCGGGGCGGCCGCTCGGCTTCGTCGCCATCCTCGGCATTCTTGCGCTCCTCGGCATGATCACGAAAAATGCGGTGATCCTGATCGGGCAGATCGAGGCTGAGCGCGCTGCTGGCAAAGACGTGTGGCAGGCGGCCGTGGACGCAAGCAGCGCCCGCTTCCGCCCGATCATGCTGACGGCGATCTCGACCGTGCTCGGCATGATCCCCATCGCGCCGACCGTCTTCTGGGGACCGATGGCGTTCGCGATCATGGGCGGTCTTCTGGTGGCGACGATCCTGACGCTGGTCTTTCTGCCGACGCTCTACGTGGCATGGTTCGGCGGCAAGGAGCCCGAGGCCGCGCCCGCCGATCCCGCCACGGTGCCGGCGTAA
- a CDS encoding ETC complex I subunit: MTARIYKPAKTAMQSGLARTKVWVLEHEPATPRKIDPLMGWTSSADTRAQVRLSFDTKEEAIAYAERNGIPYRLEEPNPRGLIRKSYADNFKFGRLGAWTH; encoded by the coding sequence GTGACGGCACGCATCTACAAGCCGGCCAAGACCGCCATGCAGTCTGGCCTGGCCCGAACCAAAGTTTGGGTTCTCGAACATGAGCCGGCGACACCGCGCAAGATCGACCCGCTGATGGGTTGGACGAGCTCCGCCGATACGCGCGCGCAGGTCCGGCTGTCCTTCGACACGAAGGAAGAGGCGATTGCCTACGCCGAGCGGAACGGGATCCCCTATCGTCTCGAAGAGCCCAATCCGCGGGGCCTCATCCGCAAGTCCTACGCCGACAACTTCAAGTTCGGGCGTCTGGGCGCCTGGACTCACTGA
- a CDS encoding patatin-like phospholipase family protein has protein sequence MTKSASSSKPVPIDLALQGGGSHGAFTWGVLDRLLEDTRFKIDGISGTSAGAMNAAVLADGYAAGGAEGAREALAAFWRGISDAARFSPFQRGPLDRVLGKWTLDNSPVFIGMDLLSRLFSPYDLNPGNANPLRDILSEMIDFERLRSSPIRLFITATNVRTGRGRVFRNADITPDVLLASACLPTLFQAIEIDGESYWDGGYSGNPTMTPLVRELDSDDTILIPINPVERPGTPSSARDILNRLNEVSFNAVLLKELRMIALLRKVVDAGNSEGARWARMRIHLVRNGLMSELGYSSKLNAEWDFISWLHSEGRKAADEFLTRDGKHIGKRSTVDLDVLLEGV, from the coding sequence ATGACCAAAAGCGCATCCTCTTCCAAGCCTGTCCCGATCGATCTCGCGCTCCAGGGCGGGGGATCGCATGGCGCGTTCACCTGGGGCGTTCTGGACCGCCTCCTCGAAGACACCCGTTTCAAGATCGACGGCATATCCGGCACGTCCGCAGGCGCGATGAACGCTGCCGTTCTGGCAGACGGGTATGCGGCAGGCGGTGCGGAAGGCGCGCGTGAGGCATTGGCGGCTTTCTGGCGCGGCATTTCGGACGCGGCGCGCTTCAGTCCGTTCCAGCGCGGCCCGCTAGACAGGGTGCTCGGCAAATGGACACTCGACAACTCGCCGGTGTTCATCGGAATGGATCTGCTGTCGCGGCTGTTCTCGCCCTACGATCTCAATCCGGGCAACGCCAATCCGCTGCGCGACATTCTGAGCGAGATGATCGATTTCGAGCGTCTGCGCTCGTCTCCGATCCGCCTGTTCATCACCGCAACCAACGTGCGCACTGGGCGTGGACGCGTGTTTCGCAATGCGGACATTACGCCGGACGTGCTCTTGGCTTCCGCCTGCCTGCCGACGCTGTTCCAGGCCATCGAGATTGATGGCGAATCCTATTGGGACGGCGGCTATTCCGGCAATCCGACCATGACGCCCTTGGTGCGCGAACTGGATTCCGACGACACCATCCTCATTCCGATCAACCCCGTCGAACGTCCCGGCACGCCGAGCAGCGCGCGCGACATCCTGAATCGCCTCAACGAAGTGTCGTTCAACGCCGTGCTTCTCAAGGAGCTGCGCATGATCGCCCTGCTGCGCAAGGTGGTCGATGCTGGCAACAGCGAGGGTGCGCGCTGGGCCCGAATGCGGATCCACCTCGTGCGAAACGGTCTGATGAGCGAACTCGGCTACTCGTCCAAGCTCAATGCTGAGTGGGACTTCATCTCGTGGCTGCACAGCGAGGGGCGCAAGGCGGCGGACGAGTTCCTGACCCGGGACGGCAAGCACATCGGCAAGCGCTCCACCGTTGACCTCGACGTCTTGTTGGAGGGAGTCTGA
- a CDS encoding GntP family permease has protein sequence MGLLGILVGLFLMIGLAYRGWSILLLAPVAALVAAAFAAEPLLAHWTQTFMTSAAGFFAQFFPLFLLGALFGKLMDDSGSVATIADFMTEKLGPKRAVLAVVLAGALVTYGGVSLFVAFFVLAPMAVALFRAANVPRRLMPAAIALGTSTFTMSALPGTPSIQNAIPMPFFGTTPFAAPGLGLIASLIMLGFGMWWLKGAEERAKRAGEGFGEDPPKVDATPADDLLVRELGTVAREFDPAELSRGQPSPTRPPIALAMLPLGIVIAVNLVMSQFVLPSLDVSFLAEERWGETTLAGVGGVWSVVTALVAAIVAVISINHRRLPALRDTMDAGANASVLPAVSVASLVGFGAVVAALPAFAAVRDALLAMEGGPLVSLAVATNVLAALTGSASGGMTIALDALGEVYKAMALDAGIDPALMHRVAVISSGTLDSLPHNGAVVTLLAVCGASHRESYFDIVMVAIVGALIALVAVIGIGSVAGAF, from the coding sequence ATGGGTCTGCTCGGTATCCTCGTCGGTCTCTTCTTGATGATCGGGCTTGCCTATCGGGGATGGAGCATCCTCCTCCTCGCGCCCGTCGCCGCGTTGGTCGCGGCCGCCTTTGCGGCCGAACCGCTTCTCGCGCACTGGACGCAGACGTTCATGACGAGTGCCGCGGGCTTCTTCGCGCAGTTCTTCCCGTTGTTTCTTCTTGGGGCGCTGTTCGGAAAGCTCATGGACGACAGCGGTTCGGTTGCCACGATCGCGGACTTCATGACCGAGAAACTCGGCCCGAAACGTGCGGTCCTCGCCGTCGTCCTGGCGGGCGCGCTCGTGACCTATGGCGGCGTCAGCCTGTTCGTTGCGTTCTTCGTGCTGGCCCCGATGGCGGTTGCCCTGTTCCGTGCCGCCAACGTGCCGCGCCGTCTCATGCCCGCCGCCATCGCGCTCGGCACGTCCACCTTCACGATGTCGGCGCTGCCGGGAACGCCGTCGATCCAGAACGCGATCCCGATGCCGTTCTTCGGCACGACACCGTTCGCGGCGCCGGGTCTGGGCTTGATCGCGTCGCTGATCATGCTCGGCTTCGGCATGTGGTGGCTGAAAGGCGCGGAGGAGCGCGCCAAACGTGCGGGCGAGGGTTTCGGGGAAGATCCGCCGAAAGTCGATGCGACCCCCGCCGACGATCTTCTGGTCCGCGAACTCGGCACCGTGGCCCGCGAGTTCGACCCCGCCGAGCTGTCGCGCGGCCAGCCAAGTCCGACGCGTCCGCCGATTGCGCTCGCGATGCTGCCGCTCGGCATCGTCATAGCCGTCAACCTCGTAATGTCTCAGTTCGTCCTTCCCAGCCTCGACGTGTCCTTCCTCGCCGAAGAACGCTGGGGCGAGACGACACTCGCCGGTGTCGGCGGTGTGTGGTCGGTCGTGACGGCGCTTGTGGCCGCCATCGTGGCGGTCATCTCCATCAACCATCGCCGCCTGCCGGCGTTGCGCGACACCATGGACGCTGGCGCTAACGCGTCTGTTCTGCCGGCCGTCAGCGTCGCGAGCCTCGTCGGTTTCGGCGCGGTCGTGGCTGCGTTGCCCGCATTCGCTGCCGTTCGCGACGCACTGCTCGCGATGGAGGGAGGTCCGCTGGTCTCGCTCGCCGTTGCGACGAACGTCCTGGCGGCGCTGACGGGTTCGGCATCGGGTGGCATGACCATCGCGCTCGATGCGCTGGGCGAGGTTTACAAGGCGATGGCGCTCGATGCCGGCATCGACCCCGCCCTCATGCATCGCGTGGCTGTGATCAGCTCCGGCACGCTCGATAGCCTCCCGCACAACGGCGCCGTGGTCACGCTGCTCGCCGTCTGCGGTGCAAGTCATCGCGAAAGCTATTTCGATATCGTGATGGTCGCGATCGTAGGCGCCCTCATCGCGCTCGTCGCGGTGATCGGCATCGGGTCCGTGGCCGGTGCATTCTGA
- a CDS encoding heme ABC transporter ATP-binding protein, with translation MANVKSPAIEACGLRFEISGKRLVDDVSLAIPAGRMVGILGPNGAGKSTFLKLATGELRPTAGRILFDGVPLAQAHPALLARRRAVVPQSSQLTFSFSALEVVTLGASVPGFGLSDDHSRAAEWALDRVGLAHLAARAYTDLSGGERQRVHIARAMCQLATAPPSPGETLLLLVDEPTSNLDIGHQRRVLGALREAATEGAAVLAVLHDINLAAGYCDTLALMREGRLIAHGAPDEIVRDDLLSHTYGCALDANQTPSRTPFVLPITRDAPEPATPVFTSSARHHASDVSSG, from the coding sequence ATGGCTAACGTGAAATCTCCGGCCATCGAGGCTTGCGGCTTACGTTTCGAAATCTCCGGCAAGCGGCTCGTGGACGATGTCAGCCTCGCAATTCCTGCGGGACGCATGGTCGGCATTCTGGGACCGAACGGCGCGGGCAAATCCACGTTCTTGAAACTCGCGACCGGCGAACTCAGGCCGACCGCGGGGCGAATTCTATTCGACGGCGTACCGCTCGCCCAAGCTCATCCCGCACTTCTCGCCCGCCGCCGCGCCGTCGTGCCCCAGTCGTCACAGCTCACGTTCTCGTTCTCCGCGCTCGAAGTGGTGACGCTCGGCGCCTCCGTTCCGGGGTTTGGGCTTTCGGACGATCACAGCCGCGCCGCGGAATGGGCGCTCGACCGGGTCGGGCTCGCTCATCTCGCTGCGCGAGCCTATACGGATCTCTCCGGAGGCGAGCGCCAGCGCGTCCATATCGCACGCGCCATGTGCCAGCTCGCGACGGCACCTCCGAGCCCTGGCGAAACGTTGCTCCTGCTCGTCGACGAGCCGACCTCAAACCTCGACATCGGACACCAACGCCGCGTGCTCGGGGCGCTGCGCGAGGCGGCGACCGAAGGGGCGGCCGTGCTTGCCGTTTTGCACGACATCAATCTTGCTGCCGGATACTGCGACACCCTGGCGCTGATGCGCGAAGGCCGCCTGATTGCGCATGGGGCGCCAGACGAGATCGTTCGCGACGATCTTCTTTCACACACCTACGGATGCGCCCTCGACGCCAACCAGACACCCTCGCGGACACCTTTCGTGCTGCCCATTACGCGAGACGCCCCGGAGCCCGCGACGCCCGTGTTCACCTCCTCCGCCCGCCATCATGCCTCGGATGTGTCTTCAGGGTAG
- a CDS encoding efflux RND transporter periplasmic adaptor subunit, whose protein sequence is MAAVPLLLAGCGAEPEAATPEPRPVRAVTVEKREAGTPITLTGRIEADDEAILGFRIAGRVLENSVSRGQRVVAGQVLVRLESQNEMNALRVAQAGLATAQAQLTQARNHYERQETLIGQGWTTRAIYDQAEKARRTAEQAVEAAEAELKAAHDLVGFTELKADAPGTVTDAGPGAGEVVQAGQAIVRLARKDGRDAVFDVPANVLRTVPGDPEISVFLTEAPTVTAMGRVREVAPQADPVMRTFEVKVGLTDPPEAMRLGATVTGRVTMASGAIIEIPASALTRSEQQPAVWIVDPETRTVSMRNVDVLRFEPATVTISQGLDTGEVVVTAGVQALHPGQEVRLLGSSP, encoded by the coding sequence ATGGCTGCAGTCCCCCTGCTGCTGGCAGGTTGCGGAGCCGAACCCGAAGCGGCGACGCCGGAGCCGCGACCCGTTCGCGCCGTGACGGTCGAGAAGCGGGAAGCGGGAACGCCGATCACGCTGACCGGACGCATCGAGGCCGATGACGAGGCGATCCTCGGTTTCCGCATCGCCGGCCGGGTGCTGGAGAACAGCGTGAGCCGCGGCCAGCGCGTCGTTGCGGGCCAGGTTTTGGTTCGCCTCGAATCCCAGAACGAGATGAATGCGCTGCGTGTCGCCCAAGCCGGTCTCGCGACAGCGCAGGCACAACTCACACAGGCAAGAAATCACTACGAGCGCCAGGAAACCCTCATCGGACAAGGCTGGACCACGCGCGCCATCTACGACCAGGCGGAGAAGGCGCGCCGCACGGCCGAGCAGGCGGTGGAAGCGGCGGAAGCGGAACTCAAGGCCGCGCACGATCTCGTGGGCTTCACCGAACTGAAAGCGGATGCGCCGGGCACGGTCACGGATGCGGGGCCGGGCGCAGGTGAGGTCGTCCAGGCCGGTCAGGCCATCGTACGCCTCGCGCGCAAGGATGGCCGCGATGCGGTTTTCGACGTCCCCGCAAACGTGTTGCGCACGGTGCCGGGCGATCCGGAGATCTCGGTGTTTCTCACGGAAGCCCCGACGGTCACCGCGATGGGTCGCGTCCGCGAGGTCGCGCCCCAGGCGGACCCGGTGATGCGAACCTTCGAAGTCAAGGTTGGGCTCACCGATCCGCCCGAAGCCATGCGTCTCGGAGCGACGGTGACAGGGCGCGTAACGATGGCCTCCGGCGCGATCATCGAGATCCCGGCCTCGGCGCTGACGAGAAGCGAGCAGCAGCCAGCGGTCTGGATTGTCGATCCCGAGACGCGCACGGTGTCGATGCGCAACGTCGACGTGCTCCGCTTCGAGCCCGCAACGGTCACGATCTCGCAGGGGCTCGACACCGGTGAGGTGGTCGTCACTGCTGGCGTGCAGGCGCTTCATCCCGGACAGGAGGTCCGTCTCCTCGGATCGTCGCCATGA
- a CDS encoding metallophosphoesterase family protein yields the protein MAIWDLRKGDADDDRMSPGGRGMRAIVMSALFEFNVVQAALAFVALVLLPAFLVGLVPSLLQTYGTLVMTSVRQLWSEPLWAGLVIAALALVAYKWGRMRYASAARSLWKLHYTLVFPIFVLVREAVKIAGERWLGPHATLADLMARRRLGTIVSGGLFAGLSLAIATTLILTTGIVSVSLATASPRMIVRAAVIDGLMVLAFSTVVASLYWTWRELSVPPPELAKDKAHVPESQGVLRVAHLSDLHLVGSRHDFRMEPGTRGPQGNARWQATAAHLAEMDRTAPFDVILITGDVTDTGARAEWVEFLEQIDANAALRERVLILPGNHDVNICDRWNAGRLEMPWSAGLALRKLRFIVAADQVQGERVRLVCSRTGELKQTLREALRDGERLHRLQALARDGNVRGRWLVSQLWRDLFPMVVPPGTGGRPGVILLNSCTDSHMALTNGIGAIEPRQLQALERLLERHGEARWLLALHHQVIEYAAFGIPLKERFGLSLINAPDLLASIGARARQAVVLHGHRHRNWVGMCGALQLCSVPSSTLGAHDTKYGPGLFHLHEMAWGETGRIWVTATETVVVPDAEATAYPEDTSEA from the coding sequence ATGGCGATCTGGGATCTTCGGAAGGGCGACGCGGACGACGATCGGATGAGCCCCGGCGGTCGCGGCATGCGCGCGATTGTGATGTCGGCATTGTTCGAGTTCAACGTCGTGCAGGCCGCACTCGCATTCGTTGCGCTGGTGCTTCTGCCGGCATTCCTCGTTGGGCTCGTTCCCTCGTTGCTCCAAACATACGGCACGCTCGTGATGACGTCCGTGCGGCAGCTTTGGTCCGAGCCGCTTTGGGCGGGTCTCGTCATCGCGGCCTTGGCGCTCGTCGCGTACAAATGGGGGCGGATGCGCTATGCGTCGGCCGCGCGCAGCCTCTGGAAGCTCCACTACACCCTGGTGTTCCCGATCTTCGTTCTGGTGCGGGAGGCGGTGAAGATCGCGGGCGAAAGGTGGCTTGGTCCCCATGCCACCCTCGCTGACCTGATGGCGCGCCGCAGGTTGGGAACCATCGTGTCGGGAGGTCTGTTCGCGGGCCTCTCTCTCGCCATCGCCACGACGCTCATTCTGACGACGGGGATCGTGAGCGTCTCGCTCGCGACGGCAAGTCCGCGGATGATCGTCAGGGCCGCTGTGATCGACGGCCTCATGGTGCTTGCGTTCTCGACTGTTGTCGCCAGTCTCTACTGGACGTGGCGCGAGTTGAGCGTGCCGCCTCCGGAACTTGCGAAGGACAAGGCGCACGTGCCGGAATCGCAAGGTGTCCTGCGTGTCGCGCACCTGTCCGACCTGCATCTCGTCGGGAGCCGCCACGACTTCCGGATGGAGCCTGGAACGCGCGGGCCGCAGGGAAACGCGCGCTGGCAGGCGACGGCCGCGCACCTTGCGGAAATGGACCGGACGGCGCCGTTTGACGTGATCCTGATCACGGGAGACGTGACGGACACCGGCGCGCGTGCCGAATGGGTGGAGTTTCTCGAACAGATCGACGCGAACGCTGCGCTCCGCGAGCGGGTCCTGATCCTGCCCGGAAATCACGACGTCAACATCTGCGACCGATGGAATGCCGGACGTTTGGAAATGCCATGGAGCGCCGGGCTCGCCTTGCGCAAGCTCCGCTTCATCGTGGCGGCCGATCAGGTTCAAGGCGAGCGCGTACGCCTCGTATGCTCCCGCACCGGCGAGCTGAAACAAACCCTCCGCGAGGCATTGCGCGACGGAGAAAGACTGCACCGGCTGCAGGCGCTCGCACGAGATGGAAACGTCCGCGGACGCTGGCTGGTCTCTCAGCTTTGGCGCGATCTGTTCCCCATGGTGGTGCCGCCCGGCACCGGCGGCCGGCCCGGCGTGATCCTGCTCAACTCATGCACGGATAGCCACATGGCGCTGACCAATGGCATAGGGGCCATCGAGCCGCGGCAACTTCAGGCGCTGGAGCGCCTGTTAGAACGGCATGGTGAGGCCAGGTGGTTGCTCGCGCTCCATCACCAGGTCATCGAGTACGCCGCGTTCGGCATCCCCCTCAAGGAGAGGTTCGGGCTTTCTCTGATCAATGCCCCCGATCTGCTCGCGTCGATCGGCGCGCGCGCGCGTCAGGCCGTCGTGCTGCACGGTCACCGCCACCGGAACTGGGTCGGAATGTGCGGCGCGCTGCAACTTTGCTCCGTGCCCTCATCGACCCTGGGAGCGCATGACACGAAGTACGGACCCGGGCTTTTCCACCTGCATGAGATGGCCTGGGGCGAAACAGGCCGCATCTGGGTGACGGCGACGGAGACCGTCGTCGTGCCCGATGCCGAGGCCACCGCCTACCCTGAAGACACATCCGAGGCATGA